In the genome of Montipora foliosa isolate CH-2021 chromosome 3, ASM3666993v2, whole genome shotgun sequence, one region contains:
- the LOC137995434 gene encoding uncharacterized protein, whose protein sequence is MAAALRKENQELKQQIQTLSVELETLKSLITHQRAAESHETRVTSLDAETNSNLEFYSKEYDDLSKFRRQAQSEIRRLSTRLTELSSKVDAVCKAVGDELQDCSYHFNVKIINVPEIKQQETAREKSDLCVALFNGMGAVVSLQDLDVAHRVPRRNQDGGPKPIICKFIRRLAKFEVMNRRRDACKVDPSGLGFSEDVSLGAVRIFNHLSPRLQQVLYEAKKFKNRNNYQYCWAKDSVVYLRRDSESRPIKIKDLGELQRLAGDFRTAEIAS, encoded by the coding sequence ATGGCTGCCGCACTACGTAAAGAAAATCAAGAGCTAAAGCAACAGATTCAAACACTTTCAGTGGAGTTGGAGACTTTGAAAAGTCTGATCACGCATCAGCGAGCTGCAGAATCTCATGAAACCCGAGTCACTTCTCTCGATGCAGAGACAAATTCGAACCTAGAATTTTACAGTAAAGAGTATGACGACCTTAGCAAGTTCCGACGCCAAGCCCAAAGTGAGATTCGGCGTCTCAGTACGCGACTAACCGAGCTAAGCTCCAAAGTGGACGCTGTCTGTAAAGCCGTGGGCGACGAGCTTCAGGATTGTAGCTACCATTTCAATGTGAAAATTATTAATGTCCCAGAAATTAAACAGCAGGAAACGGCGAGGGAAAAGAGCGATCTTTGTGTTGCTCTTTTTAATGGCATGGGAGCAGTGGTATCGCTGCAGGACTTGGATGTGGCTCACCGAGTACCCAGgagaaatcaagatggcggaccaAAACCCATAATTTGCAAGTTTATTAGACGCCTGGCAAAATTTGAGGTGATGAATCGCCGACGAGACGCATGTAAAGTTGACCCTAGCGGACTTGGCTTCTCTGAGGATGTCTCCCTGGGTGCAGTACGAATTTTTAATCACTTGAGTCCCCGACTTCAGCAGGTACTCTATGAAGCCAAGAAGTTCAAGAATCGAAACAATTATCAGTATTGTTGGGCGAAGGACTCTGTTGTTTATCTGAGGAGAGATAGCGAGTCACGGCCGATCAAGATCAAAGACCTTGGTGAACTCCAAAGACTAGCAGGAGACTTCCGTACtgcagaaattgctagctga